One genomic region from Nymphalis io chromosome 18, ilAglIoxx1.1, whole genome shotgun sequence encodes:
- the LOC126775705 gene encoding LIM domain kinase 1 isoform X4: MEGSNTREIISCACCLNDIGDEDYVSALGQEWHRDCFRCSECDAQLTTWYFEKSGMLFCQADYWTRYGDNCQQCSQVITGPVMAAGEHRFHPECFACASCGAHLEDTEPYALLDRSELYCGACYAEWLRRGRHDAHAIRVLRAPAHALRLSPDTCGAFFVSHIDSSCNMLTLHIGDKVLEVNGTPVRNRPLSEIERVLARPEIIQLTIEHNPDTINAKRGTIDVQRQSDEHKLTQEKKTPVEKHIFKEDIKKNIPNIHSNDEKSKEEIRVRRERLFKRKGEDGGKVRVIKKRQIPSSPLLGDKERSSSMSKLLDVVEGDEVDGVLGDLSRARSFRTQAAPGQVFRASDLLQGELLGMGFFGQVYKVTHRATGEVMVLKQLYRVDEEAQRNFLKEVAVLRSLRHRNVLRFVGVLYRDRRLHLVTEYVAGGTLHALLQDGARALGWGTRGRLARDVAAGVGYLHRRNVIHRDLNSHNCLIRPGEELTVVVADFGLARIVQRTASSALPNASLRRKRYTVVGNPYWMAPEMMNGNVYDEKVDVFSFGIILCEIIGRVSADPDFLPRRGDFGLNERAFQDAFCAACPEPFYRLAFLACHLDPDARPPFEVIEIWLESLVMHLQRPGPLPPTLLADILQYAHGAAEHGRATPECCQHYGSGIFYVSDRPCEHCVGLRRTTSKASGDWSQGVIKSASNAALKAGAGGAGGAGAEAGAAGARGGQALGKCVSASHLPPARAPAPRLSRSAHALAPGYILRAHGDSINITKVDDISEWLEPPPPLKRSSPDAHLNDLLGDNKTRKLHEDGHLPCFLRNQSVEGLETTSKHEVDSAFPFCRHQSIPGHCEDRDDTDSSEDDFFVDSTESKINLADIVKKGGNLLSKKASYDVTDVTLRHEGERNVDRDDCRRFNIDYLTNLPLMMKAVENIPKNSDAPKPVEKTTFFAKKILSPKLSRLFKPNTAEVVRKQDCDESKDERSRSKFFIQRPTSPSIARTNHRVRPAEEEKKSNLSQDVLKSDLKLASLGKPMTPIFRRHLQSERPDFTGRFSYRDRRYEPKTPDKYETGRSRLKANPVEKKLTQLNRNSQNNVPLLAPVIEKDKLSIEKDKLGIEKDKDKIAPKRREIGISRSNYVKLANLRISKELGQVVKE, encoded by the exons ATGGAGGGATCGAATACAAGAG AAATCATTAGCTGTGCATGTTGTTTGAACGATATCGGAGATGAAGACTACGTATCGGCACTCGGCCAGGAGTGGCACAGAGACTGCTTTCG GTGCTCAGAATGTGACGCCCAGCTGACGACATGGTACTTCGAGAAGAGCGGAATGCTTTTCTGCCAGGCGGACTATTGGACGAGATACGGTGACAATTGTCAGCAATGCAgtcaa GTGATAACCGGACCGGTGATGGCGGCGGGTGAGCACCGTTTTCACCCGGAGTGTTTCGCGTGTGCTTCCTGCGGGGCTCATCTCGAGGACACGGAGCCCTACGCACTACTCGATCGCTCCGAACTCTACTG CGGCGCGTGCTACGCGGAGTGGCTGCGGCGCGGGCGGCACGACGCGCACGCCATCCGCGTGCTGCGCGCGCCCGCGCACGCGCTGCGGCTGTCGCCCGACACCTGCGGGGCCTTCTTCGTTTCGCA CATCGACTCAAGCTGCAACATGTTGACACTACACATCGGGGACAAAGTGCTGGAAGTGAACGGAACGCCGGTACGGAATAGACCTTTATCTGAAATCGAAAGGGTCCTAGCCAGGCCTGAAATTATACAG CTGACGATCGAGCACAATCCAGACACAATAAACGCCAAACGCGGCACCATAGACGTCCAAAGACAATCAGATGAACACAAACTAacgcaagaaaaaaaaacgccagtcgaaaaacatatatttaaagaagaCATAAAGAAAAACATTCCCAATATACATTCCAATGACGAAAAGAGTAAAGAAGAAATAAGAGTGCGGAGAGAGAGATTATTTAAAAGGAAGGGGGAGGATGGGGGCAAAGTGAGGGTGATAAAAAAGAGACAGATCCCTTCCTCTCCTCTACTAGGAGATAAAGAGAGGAGCAGTAGTATGTCGAAACTGTTGGATGT TGTGGAGGGCGACGAGGTGGACGGCGTGCTGGGAGACCTCAGCAGGGCGCGCTCGTTCCGCACGCAGGCCGCGCCCGGGCAGGTCTTCCGCGCCTCCGACCTGCTGCAG GGCGAGCTCCTCGGCATGGGGTTCTTCGGGCAAGTGTACAAGGTGACGCACCGCGCCACCGGCGAGGTGATGGTGCTGAAGCAGCTGTACCGAGTGGACGAGGAGGCGCAGCGGAACTTCCTCAAGGAGGTGGCCGTGCTGCGCTCGCTGCGGCACCGCAACGTGCTGCGCTTCGTGGGCGTGCTGTACCGCGACCGGCGCCTGCACCTCGTGACGGAGTACGTGGCGGGCGGCACGCTGCACGCGCTGCTGCAGGACGGCGCGCGCGCGCTGGGCTGGGGCACGCGCGGCCGCCTGGCGCGCGACGTGGCGGCCGGCGTGGGCTACCTGCACCGCCGGAACGTCATCCACCGGGACCTCAACTCGCACAACTGCCTCATCAGGCCCGGCGAG GAATTAACGGTGGTGGTGGCGGACTTCGGGTTGGCGCGCATCGTCCAGCGCACCGCGAGCAGCGCCTTGCCCAATGCTTCCCTTCGCCGCAAACGATACACT GTGGTCGGCAACCCGTACTGGATGGCGCCGGAGATGATGAACGGTAACGTTTACGACGAGAAAGTTGATGTGTTCTCGTTCGGCATCATACTCTGCGAG ATCATAGGTCGCGTGTCGGCGGACCCGGACTTCCTGCCGCGGCGCGGGGACTTCGGCCTCAACGAGCGCGCTTTCCAGGACGCCTTCTGCGCCGCCTGCCCCGAGCCCTTCTACCGACTCGCTTTCCTCGCCTGTCATCTCGACCCCGACGCCAG ACCGCCGTTTGAAGTGATTGAGATCTGGCTGGAGTCTCTAGTGATGCACCTGCAGCGGCCGGGTCCGCTGCCGCCCACCCTGCTGGCCGACATCCTGCAGTACGCGCACGGCGCCGCCGAACACGGCCGGGCCACGCCGGAGTGCTGCCAGCACTACGGCAGCGGAATCTTCTACGTCAGCGACCGGCCGTGCGAACACTGCGTCGGACTGCGCCGCACCACGAGCAAGGCTAGCGGGGACTGGTCGCAGGGAGTTATCAAG TCGGCGTCGAACGCGGCGCTGAAggcgggcgcggggggcgcggggggcgcgggggccgaggcgggcgcggcgggcgctcGCGGCGGGCAGGCGCTCGGCAAGTGCGTGTCGGCGAGCCACCTGCCGcccgcgcgcgcgcccgccCCGCGCCTGTCGCGCAGCGCGCACGCGCTGGCGCCCGGGTACATCCTGCGCGCGCACGGGGACTCCATCAACATCACCAAG GTGGACGACATCTCGGAGTGGCTGGAGCCGCCGCCGCCGCTGAAGCGCAGCAGTCCCGACGCGCACCTCAACGACCTGCTCGGTGACAACAAGACGAGAAAGCTCCACGAGGACGGCCATCTCCCGTGTTTCCTCCGCAACCAATCCGTCGAAGGTCTGGAGACCACGTCCAAGCACGAGGTCGACTCCGCCTTTCCGTTCTGTAGGCATCAGAGCATCCCCGGCCACTGTGAAGATCGAGATGACACCGATTCCTCCGAGGACGACTTCTTTGTCGACTCGACGGAATCCAAAATAAACCTCGCTGACATCGTCAAAAAAGGAGGAAACCTTCTGTCGAAAAAAGCCAGCTACGACGTCACAGATGTCACGCTGAGACACGAGGGAGAGAGGAATGTTGACAGAGATGACTGCAGGAGGTTCAACATAGATTACCTGACAAACTTGCCGCTCATGATGAAAGCTGTTGAAAATATTCCAAAAAATTCAGATGCACCCAAACCCGTAGAAAAGACGACTTTCTTCGCAAAGAAAATTTTATCTCCCAAACTTAGTAGGCTGTTCAAACCGAATACAGCCGAAGTGGTCAGGAAGCAGGACTGTGATGAATCCAAAGATGAAAGATCGAGAAGTAAATTTTTCATCCAGCGACCGACTTCTCCCAGTATAGCGAGAACGAATCACAGGGTCCGTCCTGCGGAGGAAGAGAAGAAATCAAATCTGAGCCAAGATGTCTTAAAGAGTGATCTGAAGTTGGCCAGTTTGGGCAAACCTATGACGCCAATATTTCGACGACACTTACAATCTGAGAGGCCAGACTTTACGGGTAGGTTTAGCTACCGAGATCGCAGATACGAACCAAAAACCCCAGATAAATATGAAACCGGTCGAAGTAGGCTCAAAGCCAATCCGGTTGAGAAGAAATTGACTCAATTAAATCGTAACTCGCAGAACAACGTTCCATTACTGGCCCCCGTGATTGAAAAAGATAAGTTAAGTATTGAAAAAGATAAGTTAGGTATTGAAAAAGATAAAGATAAAATCGCTCCGAAACGTCGCGAGATTGGTATATCTCGTAGTAACTATGTGAAGTTGGCTAATTTGAGGATTAGCAAGGAACTAGGACAGGTGGTCAAAGAGTAA